The Zavarzinella sp. sequence ATTGTTGGCGTTGCCAACCTGCACAATCGATTCCGCCAGTGCCTGAGCGTCGGCCAGGTGCTTCATAAATGCCCCACGCCCCACCTTGACATCCATCACCAGATAACGGGTGCCTTCGGCGATTTTTTTGCTGAGGATCGAAGCCGTGATCAGTGGGATGTTTTCGACGGTACCGGTCACATCTCGCAGGCTGTAAAGCTTGCGGTCTGCTGGTGCCACAGCACTCGTCTGGCCGAACATGCAGCACCCCACCTGTTGCAGAATAGGGCGGATTTCTGCTTCTTCCAGTCGCACGCGGAAACCGGGGATCGCTTCCAGCTTATCCAGCGTGCCACCTGTGTGGCCCAACCCCCGCCCGGACATCATCGGTACGTAGCACCCACAAGCTGCCAGCAGTGGGGCCAGAACCAACGAGGTTTTGTCCCCCACGCCACCTGTGGAGTGCTTGTCCACCAGTGGGCGATCAGTGAAATCGTCCCACTGGAATCGCTGGCCCTGCTGGGCCATGAATCCGGTCAGCATTGCGGTTTCTTCCGCGGTCATCCCGCGCAGGAAAATGGCCATCAATAACGCACTTAGCTGGTAATCCGGCCAATCGCCCGTGGCTGCTGCGTAGACAAAGTTGGCAATTTCATCTTCCGTCAGTTCTTTGCCATCGCGTTTTGCTTTGATGATGTCAACTGCAAGCATCGGAAACCTGGAAATGATAAGGAGTTACGCGTCTAATGCCCGTTGCTGCAAGCTGGTGACGGTGAGGAGCTGCGAACGAAGAGCCTGGCACGCCTGTGCTGCAGCCTGGGCCGCGGAAAGCGTGGTAATGCAGGTTACACGATTCGCCACGGCAGCAGTGCGGATTTTCTGTTCATCCGCCAGCATGCTCCGTCGACTGTGGGTATTAATAATCAGGTCGACCTGCTTGTTTTTCATGCGATCGAGCAGGTTTGGTCGGCCTTCCTGCAGTTTGAAGATCTCTTCGACATCAATTCCCGCCTGCCGCAGGGTATTAGCAGTGCCGCGGGTGGCAATCAGTTGATAGCCAAGGCGGAAGAATTCGCGGGCAATCGGAATAATTTCCACTTTGTCGCGATCTGCCACCGAAATAAACACAACACCTTCCAGTGGCAGTGCGGAGTTAGCTGCCATTTGTGCTTTTGCAAAGGCCATCGGGAACGTATCGTCAATCCCCATCACCTCGCCTGTTGAACGCATTTCCGGCCCAAGCAGAATATTGGCCCCGGGGAACTTGTTGAACGGGAAAACGCTTTCTTTGACAGAAAAGTACTTGGGAACCACCTGTTCGGTGGGTGCCCCAAGTTCGTCCAGGGTTTTACCCACCATCACCAGTGCTGCCAGGCGGGCCAGTGGGACGTTGCAGGCCTTTGAAACAAACGGCACGGTGCGGCTGGCACGCGGGTTGGCCTCCAGAACATACACCTCGGGATTGTCGCTGTACGGATTGCTGACTGCAAACTGAATGTTCATCAAGCCGATCACGCTTAAGGCTTCCGCCAGTTTCAGCGTTTGCTCTTTAATCACTTCAATGACGGAATCAGGCAAACTGTACGGTGGGATCA is a genomic window containing:
- a CDS encoding thymidine phosphorylase, whose translation is MLAVDIIKAKRDGKELTEDEIANFVYAAATGDWPDYQLSALLMAIFLRGMTAEETAMLTGFMAQQGQRFQWDDFTDRPLVDKHSTGGVGDKTSLVLAPLLAACGCYVPMMSGRGLGHTGGTLDKLEAIPGFRVRLEEAEIRPILQQVGCCMFGQTSAVAPADRKLYSLRDVTGTVENIPLITASILSKKIAEGTRYLVMDVKVGRGAFMKHLADAQALAESIVQVGNANNVTTTALLTRMDQPLGNLVGHTLEVVECLEMMRGTYPADLGTVTFALAEEILLLTKIAPDQPTAQQMIQRAITSGKVLENFQKMIEMQGGDARIVDNYDLLPHVRQIHQVCSDRTGYLTQLDAEAFGIATLRLGGGRAKAEDEIDHAVGIRLLKKLGDPVQKGEPICDLFFRTQTTLNDAIPHVVGGIEVAEVPPEVPISIVATIA